One window from the genome of Salvia miltiorrhiza cultivar Shanhuang (shh) chromosome 7, IMPLAD_Smil_shh, whole genome shotgun sequence encodes:
- the LOC130991985 gene encoding disease resistance protein TAO1-like has product MINLRHVYIDDGVKLPAEIGRLTCLQTLRHFRVGDHKGYRIEELGSLKNLKGKLKISSLEKVHSKEEAEKAKIFEKPNLFDLGFEWDEKREGERNDDEGVLEGLQPHANANLKKLEIDGFKGKRFPEWIEKMAVRDGPQASWLPLTNLIQITLERCSECEEIPQLEHLPNLKSLSLIGLEKVRFINSSFNNLTSLKIEELEGLECLPDWLFYKNQNLSELEIWKCPRLRELPDGLDTLNSLEKLTIYECRNVKSIGNPSGREGQSQGILRELRIQSCEGLMVLPRQMLESWAPTIESLELNGLSSLENLPLVIDCLAKAASLRELTIVGVPKFFMSTDSVKSWGLGCLRELQIDVSEEWSMESSVGIKQTVDALLQPCCNSLISFELKGVENWEWLPESIQHLTALDWLELHNLGVEELPEWLGNLPSLGWLYINSCNKLRRLPSCWGDALEELHIDNCGELEELPEWLRKLPSLRVLHLNSCNKLRRLPSCWGDALKWLNIKDCGELGIDPIPAEWHNNFPNLTVWVDGRKIKPCSMPAKLQQC; this is encoded by the exons ATGATTAACTTAAGGCATGTTTATATCGACGATGGTGTGAAGTTGCCTGCGGAAATTGGGAGATTAACTTGTCTCCAAACCCTAAGGCACTTTAGAGTGGGTGACCACAAGGGCTATCGAATTGAAGAGCTGGGAAGTTTGAAGAATCTCAAAGGAAAACTAAAGATTAGTAGTTTGGAAAAGGTGCATAGCAAAGAAGAGGCAGAGAAAGCAAAGATATTTGAGAAGCCAAACTTATTTGATTTGGGGTTTGAATgggatgagaagagagaaggtgAAAGAAATGATGATGAGGGTGTGTTGGAAGGCCTGCAACCTCATGCAAATGCCAATCTGAAGAAGTTAGAGATTGATGGATTCAAAGGCAAAAGATTTCCAGAATGGATTGAGAAGATGGCAGTACGGGATGGGCCTCAAGCCTCTTGGCTACCACTGACCAACTTGATTCAGATAACACTCGAGAGGTGCTCAGAATGTGAGGAAATCCCACAGCTGGAGCACTTGCCAAATCTCaaatctctttctttgataGGATTGGAGAAGGTGAGGTTCATAAATTCTTCATTCAATAATTTAACATCCCTCAAAATAGAAGAGTTGGAGGGATTGGAATGTCTGCCAGATTGGTTATTCTATAAGAATCAGAATCTATCAGAGTTGGAGATATGGAAATGCCCCAGGTTGAGAGAATTACCAGATGGACTGGACACCCTCAATTCTCTGGAGAAGTTGACTATTTATGAATGTCGAAATGTGAAGTCAATAGGGAATCCAAGTGGCAGAGAAGGACAATCACAAGGAATCCTACGCGAACTCAGGATTCAAAGTTGCGAAGGGTTGATGGTTTTGCCACGTCAAATGCTAGAGTCATGGGCGCCAACAATCGAGTCTCTGGAATTGAATGGATTAAGCAGCCTAGAGAATCTACCGCTGGTAATTGACTGCCTCGCTAAAGCAGCGAGTCTCAGAGAATTGACAATTGTTGGTGTTCCTAAATTCTTCATGTCTACTGATAGTGTCAAGAGTTGGGGTTTAGGCTGCTTAAGAGAATTACAAATAGATGTGAGTGAGGAGTGGTCAATGGAGAGTAGTGTTGGCATTAAACAGACTGTGGATGCCTTATTGCAACCATGCTGCAACTCACTCATTAGTTTCGAATTAAAAGGGGTGGAAAATTGGGAGTGGTTACCAGAATCAATTCAACATCTCACAGCTCTTGATTGGTTAGAGTTACATAATTTAGGGGTAGAAGAATTGCCTGAATGGTTGGGGAACCTTCCATCTCTAGGGTGGTTATATATAAATAGTTGCAACAAGTTGAGGCGTCTGCCCTCTTGCTGGGGGGATGCATTGGAGGAATTACATATTGACAATTGTGGGGAATTAGAAGAATTGCCTGAATGGTTGAGGAAGCTTCCATCTCTACGGGTCTTACATCTAAATAGTTGCAACAAGTTGAGGCGTCTGCCCTCTTGCTGGGGGGATGCATTGAAGTGGTTAAATATCAAAGATTGTGGGGAATTAGGCATTGATCCTATTCCTGCAGAGTGGCACAACAACTTTCCCAATCTCACCGTCTGGGTTGACGGCCGCAAAATTAAACCTTGCAGCATGCCAGCAA AACTTCAACAATGTTGA
- the LOC130991988 gene encoding putative disease resistance protein RGA3 translates to MDGGGVSAAAIEVLVQNVINVFKEERSLLRGLDGDAQQLQRTLGMIQAYLNDAEKKSITQDAVKIWLRELEAVAFDADNVVDELSYHLLHKRVNKMKTPKDKISPEERTFSTLAIVGMGGMGKTTLTRKIFNHQRVKNRFGSRVWVHVSQNFDPMLLFKKIDRCIKIMTLSSEPYSNKEGRSQKDNSH, encoded by the exons ATGGATGGAGGAGGTGTGTCTGCCGCCGCCATAGAAGTTCTTGTTCAAAACGTCATCAACGTTTTCAAAGAAGAGCGGTCTCTACTTCGAGGTCTCGATGGAGATGCCCAACAGCTGCAGAGGACTCTGGGCATGATTCAAGCTTACTTGAATGACGCTGAGAAGAAATCAATCACCCAAGATGCAGTCAAGATCTGGTTGAGGGAGCTTGAAGCTGTGGCTTTCGATGCTGATAATGTTGTGGATGAACTCAGCTATCATCTTCTCCACAAAAGAGTCAACAAAATGAAGACACCCAAGGATAAG ATCAGCCCAGAGGAACGGACATTCTCCACCCTTGCAATTGTCGGAATGGGAGGTATGGGGAAGACCACGTTGACCAGGAAAATCTTCAATCATCAAAGGGTAAAGAATCGATTTGGATCACGCGTTTGGGTTCATGTTTCTCAAAATTTTGATCCAATGCTTCTTTTCAAGAAAATTGATAGATGTATCAAGATAATGACTCTTTCGAGCGAGCCTTACTCCAACAAAGAAGGAAGATCACAAAAGGATAATTCTCATTGA
- the LOC130991986 gene encoding ATP-dependent zinc metalloprotease FTSH 8, mitochondrial-like isoform X2 translates to MIYSRIGASLARSSRCRNVVNGASKGRAFIWNKVSLNGKLEFMRGFLAAAGANKGSISRASLSDLKYIAGYPGIYRFFCSKPPKKKNYENFYPNGKKEIPKKSEQESDSKEKEKKSEDDGNTRFNFKLDDLSTQNMIIISLVLSLLVSIVTEPAKGKQISFQEFKNKLLEPGLVDHIVISNKSVAKVYVRSSPKNDSSHDSTEESDFNTPVSNTHPRSKSNTYKYYFNIGSVERFEEKLDEVQEALGIDPHDYVPVTYDSGENHLLDLLGSPIITFLLLSILSVSRKMQGGFGVGGGGGKGGRGIFNIGKAHFTKMDKNAKNKIYFKEVAGCDEAKQEIMEFVHFLKNPKKYEELGAKIPRGALLVGPPGTGKTLLAKATAGESGVPFLSICGSDFMEMFVGVGPSRVRSLFQEARECAPSIIFIDEIDAIGRARGRGRSTGSHSERENTLNQLLVEMDGFATTSGVVVLAGTNRPDILDKALLRPGRFDRQISIDKPDIKGREQIFQIYLKKIKIDSDPALFSQISQRLASLTPGFAGADIANVCNEAALIAARSDEPKVKMEHFDSAIDRIIGGLEKKNMVVSKIERRTVAYHESGHAVAGWFLEHAEPLLKVTIVPRGTAALGFAQYIPNENLLMTKEQLFDRTCMTLGGRAAEQVLLGKISTGAQNDLEKVTKMTYAQVAVYGFSEKVGLLSFPNRDDGFEMTKPYSSKTANLIDTEVREMVAKAYERTVQLIEERKEEVAKIAELLLLKETLHQDDMVRVLGERPFQPAERYNFDRSLDEDGGSKKQSTTGGGGDDEGSKEQSTTGGGGDGGGAAPEAVTR, encoded by the exons ATGATCTATTCCAGAATCGGAGCTTCGCTAGCTCGTTCCTCTCGTTGCAGA AATGTGGTTAACGGAGCTAGTAAGGGGAGAGCCTTCATTTGGAACAAAGTGAGTTTGAATGGAAAACTAGAGTTTATGAGAGGTTTTTTAGCTGCTGCTGGAGCTAATAAAGGATCGATTTCTAGGGCTTCTTTGTCAGATTTGAAATACATCGCTGGATACCCGGGAATTTATCGATTTTTCTGTAGTAAACCGCCCAAGAAGAAGA ATTACGAGAATTTTTACCCCAATGGCAAGAAGGAGATTCCGAAAAAGAGTGAGCAAGAGTCGGACTCCAAAG AGAAAGAGAAGAAATCTGAGGATGATGGCAACACTCGGTTTAACTTCAAATTGGATGACCTAAGTACGCAAAATATGATCATTATTTCGCTGGTGCTTTCGCTGCTAGTATCGATAGTAACGGAGCCAGCTAAAGGGAAACAG ATTAGTTTtcaagaatttaaaaataagcttCTTGAACCAGGTTTGGTCGACCATATCGTTATTTCGAATAAATCTGTCGCCAAAGTATATGTAAGAAGCTCACCGAAGAATGATAGTAGCCATGATTCAACGGAAGAATCTGATTTTAATACTCCAGTTAGCAACACACATCCAAGATCAAAATCAAATACATACAAATACTACTTCAACATTGGAAGTGTTGAaagatttgaagaaaaattggATGAAGTCCAAGAAGCATTGGGCATAGACCCACATGATTATGTACCTGTTACTTATGATTCAGGAGAGAACCACCTCCTAGACTTGCTTGGTTCCCCGATCATCACATTTTTGTTACTGTCAATACTTTCTGTGAGCCGAAAAATGCAAGGTGGATTCGGagtaggtggtggtggtggaaagGGTGGTCGGGGAATATTTAACATTGGAAAAGCTCACTTTACGAAGATGGATAAGAATGCAAAAAATAAG ATTTACTTCAAGGAGGTTGCAGGTTGTGATGAAGCAAAGCAAGAGATTATGGAATTTGTTCACTTCCTAAAGAACCCAAAGAAATACGAGGAGCTGGGGGCCAAAATCCCTAGAGGCGCTCTATTGGTTGGACCTCCCGGGACAGGTAAAACACTCCTAGCAAAAGCAACAGCTGGTGAATCTGGCGTGCCTTTTCTGTCCATATGTGGTTCTGATTTCATGGAGATGTTTGTGGGAGTTGGGCCTTCGAGAGTTAGAAGTTTGTTCCAAGAGGCAAGGGAATGCGCACCTAGTATCATATTCATAGATGAAATTGATGCAATTGGTCGGGCGAGAGGACGTGGAAGATCTACTGGTTCCCATAGTGAGCGTGAAAACACTCTTAACCAGTTGCTTGTGGAAATGGATGGATTTGCAACAACTTCTGGTGTGGTTGTTCTTGCTGGCACTAATAGACCAGATATCTTAGACAAGGCCTTGTTGAGACCTGGTCGATTTGATCGCCAAATTAGCATAGACAAACCTGATATCAAGGGCCGTGAGCAAATATTCCAGATCTATCTGAAGAAGATTAAAATTGACAGTGATCCCGCTCTCTTCTCTCAGATCTCTCAGAGACTAGCATCCCTCACTCCTGGATTCGCAGGTGCAGATATTGCAAATGTTTGTAATGAGGCTGCTCTAATTGCTGCCAGATCTGATGAACCAAAGGTCAAAATGGAACACTTTGATTCAGCCATAGACAGAATAATCGGTGGTCTTGAGAAGAAAAATATG GTTGTGAGTAAAATTGAACGCCGTACTGTAGCCTATCACGAATCAGGTCATGCTGTGGCCGGCTGGTTTTTAGAACACGCAGAACCTCTGTTGAAAGTAACTATCGTACCTCGTGGCACTGCTGCACTTGGCTTTGCACAATATATTCCTAACGAGAATCTTCTGATGACAAAAGAGCAGCTCTTTGATAGAACTTGCATGACTCTTGGTGGACGTGCGGCAGAACAG GTGCTGCTGGGAAAAATATCAACCGGAGCTCAGAACGATTTGGAGAAGGTGACGAAGATGACGTATGCGCAAGTAGCAGTGTATGGTTTCAGCGAGAAAGTTGGTCTTCTCTCTTTCCCCAATAGAGATGATGGATTTGAGATGACCAAACCATATAGCAGCAAAACAGCTAATCTTATAGACACTGAAGTCCGTGAAATGGTTGCAAAGGCGTACGAGCGGACGGTTCAATTGATAGAGGAACGCAAGGAGGAGGTTGCCAAGATTGCTGAGCTCTTGCTCCTGAAGGAAACTCTTCACCAGGACGACATGGTGCGCGTGCTTGGTGAGAGGCCCTTCCAGCCGGCTGAGAGGTACAACTTCGACAGGTCCCTAGACGAAGACGGCGGGAGTAAGAAGCAGAGTACAACGGGAGGAGGAGGAGACGACGAGGGGAGTAAGGAGCAAAGTACTACGGGAGGAGGAGGAGACGGCGGTGGAGCTGCGCCTGAGGCTGTCACGAGGTAG
- the LOC130991986 gene encoding ATP-dependent zinc metalloprotease FTSH 8, mitochondrial-like isoform X3, whose protein sequence is MWLTELVRGEPSFGTKASLSDLKYIAGYPGIYRFFCSKPPKKKNYENFYPNGKKEIPKKSEQESDSKEKEKKSEDDGNTRFNFKLDDLSTQNMIIISLVLSLLVSIVTEPAKGKQISFQEFKNKLLEPGLVDHIVISNKSVAKVYVRSSPKNDSSHDSTEESDFNTPVSNTHPRSKSNTYKYYFNIGSVERFEEKLDEVQEALGIDPHDYVPVTYDSGENHLLDLLGSPIITFLLLSILSVSRKMQGGFGVGGGGGKGGRGIFNIGKAHFTKMDKNAKNKIYFKEVAGCDEAKQEIMEFVHFLKNPKKYEELGAKIPRGALLVGPPGTGKTLLAKATAGESGVPFLSICGSDFMEMFVGVGPSRVRSLFQEARECAPSIIFIDEIDAIGRARGRGRSTGSHSERENTLNQLLVEMDGFATTSGVVVLAGTNRPDILDKALLRPGRFDRQISIDKPDIKGREQIFQIYLKKIKIDSDPALFSQISQRLASLTPGFAGADIANVCNEAALIAARSDEPKVKMEHFDSAIDRIIGGLEKKNMVVSKIERRTVAYHESGHAVAGWFLEHAEPLLKVTIVPRGTAALGFAQYIPNENLLMTKEQLFDRTCMTLGGRAAEQVLLGKISTGAQNDLEKVTKMTYAQVAVYGFSEKVGLLSFPNRDDGFEMTKPYSSKTANLIDTEVREMVAKAYERTVQLIEERKEEVAKIAELLLLKETLHQDDMVRVLGERPFQPAERYNFDRSLDEDGGSKKQSTTGGGGDDEGSKEQSTTGGGGDGGGAAPEAVTR, encoded by the exons ATGTGGTTAACGGAGCTAGTAAGGGGAGAGCCTTCATTTGGAACAAA GGCTTCTTTGTCAGATTTGAAATACATCGCTGGATACCCGGGAATTTATCGATTTTTCTGTAGTAAACCGCCCAAGAAGAAGA ATTACGAGAATTTTTACCCCAATGGCAAGAAGGAGATTCCGAAAAAGAGTGAGCAAGAGTCGGACTCCAAAG AGAAAGAGAAGAAATCTGAGGATGATGGCAACACTCGGTTTAACTTCAAATTGGATGACCTAAGTACGCAAAATATGATCATTATTTCGCTGGTGCTTTCGCTGCTAGTATCGATAGTAACGGAGCCAGCTAAAGGGAAACAG ATTAGTTTtcaagaatttaaaaataagcttCTTGAACCAGGTTTGGTCGACCATATCGTTATTTCGAATAAATCTGTCGCCAAAGTATATGTAAGAAGCTCACCGAAGAATGATAGTAGCCATGATTCAACGGAAGAATCTGATTTTAATACTCCAGTTAGCAACACACATCCAAGATCAAAATCAAATACATACAAATACTACTTCAACATTGGAAGTGTTGAaagatttgaagaaaaattggATGAAGTCCAAGAAGCATTGGGCATAGACCCACATGATTATGTACCTGTTACTTATGATTCAGGAGAGAACCACCTCCTAGACTTGCTTGGTTCCCCGATCATCACATTTTTGTTACTGTCAATACTTTCTGTGAGCCGAAAAATGCAAGGTGGATTCGGagtaggtggtggtggtggaaagGGTGGTCGGGGAATATTTAACATTGGAAAAGCTCACTTTACGAAGATGGATAAGAATGCAAAAAATAAG ATTTACTTCAAGGAGGTTGCAGGTTGTGATGAAGCAAAGCAAGAGATTATGGAATTTGTTCACTTCCTAAAGAACCCAAAGAAATACGAGGAGCTGGGGGCCAAAATCCCTAGAGGCGCTCTATTGGTTGGACCTCCCGGGACAGGTAAAACACTCCTAGCAAAAGCAACAGCTGGTGAATCTGGCGTGCCTTTTCTGTCCATATGTGGTTCTGATTTCATGGAGATGTTTGTGGGAGTTGGGCCTTCGAGAGTTAGAAGTTTGTTCCAAGAGGCAAGGGAATGCGCACCTAGTATCATATTCATAGATGAAATTGATGCAATTGGTCGGGCGAGAGGACGTGGAAGATCTACTGGTTCCCATAGTGAGCGTGAAAACACTCTTAACCAGTTGCTTGTGGAAATGGATGGATTTGCAACAACTTCTGGTGTGGTTGTTCTTGCTGGCACTAATAGACCAGATATCTTAGACAAGGCCTTGTTGAGACCTGGTCGATTTGATCGCCAAATTAGCATAGACAAACCTGATATCAAGGGCCGTGAGCAAATATTCCAGATCTATCTGAAGAAGATTAAAATTGACAGTGATCCCGCTCTCTTCTCTCAGATCTCTCAGAGACTAGCATCCCTCACTCCTGGATTCGCAGGTGCAGATATTGCAAATGTTTGTAATGAGGCTGCTCTAATTGCTGCCAGATCTGATGAACCAAAGGTCAAAATGGAACACTTTGATTCAGCCATAGACAGAATAATCGGTGGTCTTGAGAAGAAAAATATG GTTGTGAGTAAAATTGAACGCCGTACTGTAGCCTATCACGAATCAGGTCATGCTGTGGCCGGCTGGTTTTTAGAACACGCAGAACCTCTGTTGAAAGTAACTATCGTACCTCGTGGCACTGCTGCACTTGGCTTTGCACAATATATTCCTAACGAGAATCTTCTGATGACAAAAGAGCAGCTCTTTGATAGAACTTGCATGACTCTTGGTGGACGTGCGGCAGAACAG GTGCTGCTGGGAAAAATATCAACCGGAGCTCAGAACGATTTGGAGAAGGTGACGAAGATGACGTATGCGCAAGTAGCAGTGTATGGTTTCAGCGAGAAAGTTGGTCTTCTCTCTTTCCCCAATAGAGATGATGGATTTGAGATGACCAAACCATATAGCAGCAAAACAGCTAATCTTATAGACACTGAAGTCCGTGAAATGGTTGCAAAGGCGTACGAGCGGACGGTTCAATTGATAGAGGAACGCAAGGAGGAGGTTGCCAAGATTGCTGAGCTCTTGCTCCTGAAGGAAACTCTTCACCAGGACGACATGGTGCGCGTGCTTGGTGAGAGGCCCTTCCAGCCGGCTGAGAGGTACAACTTCGACAGGTCCCTAGACGAAGACGGCGGGAGTAAGAAGCAGAGTACAACGGGAGGAGGAGGAGACGACGAGGGGAGTAAGGAGCAAAGTACTACGGGAGGAGGAGGAGACGGCGGTGGAGCTGCGCCTGAGGCTGTCACGAGGTAG
- the LOC130991986 gene encoding ATP-dependent zinc metalloprotease FTSH 8, mitochondrial-like isoform X1 has protein sequence MIYSRIGASLARSSRCRQNVVNGASKGRAFIWNKVSLNGKLEFMRGFLAAAGANKGSISRASLSDLKYIAGYPGIYRFFCSKPPKKKNYENFYPNGKKEIPKKSEQESDSKEKEKKSEDDGNTRFNFKLDDLSTQNMIIISLVLSLLVSIVTEPAKGKQISFQEFKNKLLEPGLVDHIVISNKSVAKVYVRSSPKNDSSHDSTEESDFNTPVSNTHPRSKSNTYKYYFNIGSVERFEEKLDEVQEALGIDPHDYVPVTYDSGENHLLDLLGSPIITFLLLSILSVSRKMQGGFGVGGGGGKGGRGIFNIGKAHFTKMDKNAKNKIYFKEVAGCDEAKQEIMEFVHFLKNPKKYEELGAKIPRGALLVGPPGTGKTLLAKATAGESGVPFLSICGSDFMEMFVGVGPSRVRSLFQEARECAPSIIFIDEIDAIGRARGRGRSTGSHSERENTLNQLLVEMDGFATTSGVVVLAGTNRPDILDKALLRPGRFDRQISIDKPDIKGREQIFQIYLKKIKIDSDPALFSQISQRLASLTPGFAGADIANVCNEAALIAARSDEPKVKMEHFDSAIDRIIGGLEKKNMVVSKIERRTVAYHESGHAVAGWFLEHAEPLLKVTIVPRGTAALGFAQYIPNENLLMTKEQLFDRTCMTLGGRAAEQVLLGKISTGAQNDLEKVTKMTYAQVAVYGFSEKVGLLSFPNRDDGFEMTKPYSSKTANLIDTEVREMVAKAYERTVQLIEERKEEVAKIAELLLLKETLHQDDMVRVLGERPFQPAERYNFDRSLDEDGGSKKQSTTGGGGDDEGSKEQSTTGGGGDGGGAAPEAVTR, from the exons ATGATCTATTCCAGAATCGGAGCTTCGCTAGCTCGTTCCTCTCGTTGCAGA CAGAATGTGGTTAACGGAGCTAGTAAGGGGAGAGCCTTCATTTGGAACAAAGTGAGTTTGAATGGAAAACTAGAGTTTATGAGAGGTTTTTTAGCTGCTGCTGGAGCTAATAAAGGATCGATTTCTAGGGCTTCTTTGTCAGATTTGAAATACATCGCTGGATACCCGGGAATTTATCGATTTTTCTGTAGTAAACCGCCCAAGAAGAAGA ATTACGAGAATTTTTACCCCAATGGCAAGAAGGAGATTCCGAAAAAGAGTGAGCAAGAGTCGGACTCCAAAG AGAAAGAGAAGAAATCTGAGGATGATGGCAACACTCGGTTTAACTTCAAATTGGATGACCTAAGTACGCAAAATATGATCATTATTTCGCTGGTGCTTTCGCTGCTAGTATCGATAGTAACGGAGCCAGCTAAAGGGAAACAG ATTAGTTTtcaagaatttaaaaataagcttCTTGAACCAGGTTTGGTCGACCATATCGTTATTTCGAATAAATCTGTCGCCAAAGTATATGTAAGAAGCTCACCGAAGAATGATAGTAGCCATGATTCAACGGAAGAATCTGATTTTAATACTCCAGTTAGCAACACACATCCAAGATCAAAATCAAATACATACAAATACTACTTCAACATTGGAAGTGTTGAaagatttgaagaaaaattggATGAAGTCCAAGAAGCATTGGGCATAGACCCACATGATTATGTACCTGTTACTTATGATTCAGGAGAGAACCACCTCCTAGACTTGCTTGGTTCCCCGATCATCACATTTTTGTTACTGTCAATACTTTCTGTGAGCCGAAAAATGCAAGGTGGATTCGGagtaggtggtggtggtggaaagGGTGGTCGGGGAATATTTAACATTGGAAAAGCTCACTTTACGAAGATGGATAAGAATGCAAAAAATAAG ATTTACTTCAAGGAGGTTGCAGGTTGTGATGAAGCAAAGCAAGAGATTATGGAATTTGTTCACTTCCTAAAGAACCCAAAGAAATACGAGGAGCTGGGGGCCAAAATCCCTAGAGGCGCTCTATTGGTTGGACCTCCCGGGACAGGTAAAACACTCCTAGCAAAAGCAACAGCTGGTGAATCTGGCGTGCCTTTTCTGTCCATATGTGGTTCTGATTTCATGGAGATGTTTGTGGGAGTTGGGCCTTCGAGAGTTAGAAGTTTGTTCCAAGAGGCAAGGGAATGCGCACCTAGTATCATATTCATAGATGAAATTGATGCAATTGGTCGGGCGAGAGGACGTGGAAGATCTACTGGTTCCCATAGTGAGCGTGAAAACACTCTTAACCAGTTGCTTGTGGAAATGGATGGATTTGCAACAACTTCTGGTGTGGTTGTTCTTGCTGGCACTAATAGACCAGATATCTTAGACAAGGCCTTGTTGAGACCTGGTCGATTTGATCGCCAAATTAGCATAGACAAACCTGATATCAAGGGCCGTGAGCAAATATTCCAGATCTATCTGAAGAAGATTAAAATTGACAGTGATCCCGCTCTCTTCTCTCAGATCTCTCAGAGACTAGCATCCCTCACTCCTGGATTCGCAGGTGCAGATATTGCAAATGTTTGTAATGAGGCTGCTCTAATTGCTGCCAGATCTGATGAACCAAAGGTCAAAATGGAACACTTTGATTCAGCCATAGACAGAATAATCGGTGGTCTTGAGAAGAAAAATATG GTTGTGAGTAAAATTGAACGCCGTACTGTAGCCTATCACGAATCAGGTCATGCTGTGGCCGGCTGGTTTTTAGAACACGCAGAACCTCTGTTGAAAGTAACTATCGTACCTCGTGGCACTGCTGCACTTGGCTTTGCACAATATATTCCTAACGAGAATCTTCTGATGACAAAAGAGCAGCTCTTTGATAGAACTTGCATGACTCTTGGTGGACGTGCGGCAGAACAG GTGCTGCTGGGAAAAATATCAACCGGAGCTCAGAACGATTTGGAGAAGGTGACGAAGATGACGTATGCGCAAGTAGCAGTGTATGGTTTCAGCGAGAAAGTTGGTCTTCTCTCTTTCCCCAATAGAGATGATGGATTTGAGATGACCAAACCATATAGCAGCAAAACAGCTAATCTTATAGACACTGAAGTCCGTGAAATGGTTGCAAAGGCGTACGAGCGGACGGTTCAATTGATAGAGGAACGCAAGGAGGAGGTTGCCAAGATTGCTGAGCTCTTGCTCCTGAAGGAAACTCTTCACCAGGACGACATGGTGCGCGTGCTTGGTGAGAGGCCCTTCCAGCCGGCTGAGAGGTACAACTTCGACAGGTCCCTAGACGAAGACGGCGGGAGTAAGAAGCAGAGTACAACGGGAGGAGGAGGAGACGACGAGGGGAGTAAGGAGCAAAGTACTACGGGAGGAGGAGGAGACGGCGGTGGAGCTGCGCCTGAGGCTGTCACGAGGTAG